A part of Gemmatimonas groenlandica genomic DNA contains:
- a CDS encoding YncE family protein has protein sequence MRRALHLLSALALVTAPLHAQGERGVPSSGTLVITNKTPATATIIDVASARVLATLPTQPGPHEVVMSRDGRVAVVSDYGAQTGGNTLTVIDVPALRVARTITLGEYRRPHGLVLLPGDSLVAVTSETNKQLLIVRIATGDIVQAIATQQNGSHMVGVTASGTRAWTGNIGSNSISELDLVKGIALRNIMVPAQPEAINVTPDGREVWVGSNATGVLSVVDAASGKVSTAAEGFGWPYRVLFSPDNALVLVPDLKKEELRFVDRRTRRELGRLALPGMGPQGIIFTPDGTHAFLSLSTGAKIAVIDVAARRVESEIAAGDTPDGVAYTTRVVDALPAGFRGAFADADGRARTIVFWYQCVGAIARLRAEGGFGPSATAPRLIYCERTRDGLPVGGVYDIDPAFRTVQRFSAVRLDGARERYTGTIDTARVALEAKLVNDVTREITPAFAKLQRPFSVVPVPRSDGTLEAWAIPRATKARMFVTGGELAFARLTDGTIRRTVDHTATWTQLPLPIDGELEIPSAALDVPAVADLFTAHYHGALGRDVTVHTATMVSRLLSGVDPATGARAVWQHAVKAAAR, from the coding sequence ATGCGTCGTGCATTGCATTTGTTGTCCGCGTTGGCACTCGTTACCGCTCCGCTGCATGCGCAGGGTGAACGCGGCGTTCCGTCCAGCGGCACGTTGGTCATCACCAACAAGACACCCGCCACCGCGACCATTATCGATGTGGCGAGCGCCCGCGTACTTGCCACCTTGCCCACGCAGCCGGGCCCGCACGAAGTCGTAATGTCGCGCGACGGGCGCGTTGCCGTGGTGTCCGACTATGGCGCGCAAACCGGCGGCAACACGCTCACGGTCATCGACGTGCCAGCGCTGCGCGTGGCGCGCACCATCACCCTCGGCGAGTACCGTCGACCACACGGGCTCGTGCTGCTCCCCGGCGACTCGCTAGTGGCCGTCACGTCGGAGACCAACAAGCAGCTCCTCATCGTACGCATCGCGACTGGTGACATCGTGCAGGCGATCGCCACGCAGCAGAACGGGTCGCACATGGTTGGCGTCACCGCGAGCGGCACCCGTGCGTGGACCGGAAACATCGGCAGCAATTCGATCTCCGAACTCGATCTCGTGAAGGGCATCGCGCTGCGCAACATCATGGTGCCTGCGCAGCCCGAGGCGATCAACGTGACGCCCGATGGACGCGAGGTCTGGGTGGGCAGCAACGCGACCGGGGTGCTCAGCGTGGTCGATGCCGCCAGCGGGAAGGTATCAACCGCAGCCGAGGGCTTTGGCTGGCCTTATCGCGTGCTCTTCTCGCCGGACAATGCGCTGGTCCTGGTGCCCGATCTCAAGAAGGAAGAGCTACGCTTCGTGGATCGCCGCACGCGCCGGGAACTCGGGCGCCTCGCCCTTCCCGGCATGGGACCGCAGGGCATCATCTTCACGCCCGATGGTACGCACGCGTTCCTGTCGTTGAGTACTGGTGCAAAGATCGCCGTCATCGACGTGGCGGCCCGTCGTGTCGAAAGTGAAATTGCCGCCGGTGACACGCCCGACGGTGTCGCGTATACAACCCGCGTGGTCGATGCGTTGCCGGCCGGATTTCGCGGCGCCTTCGCCGACGCCGACGGTCGTGCGCGCACCATCGTGTTTTGGTATCAGTGCGTGGGCGCCATCGCGCGCCTGCGCGCTGAGGGTGGGTTCGGACCGTCAGCGACCGCGCCACGCCTTATTTACTGCGAGCGCACACGCGACGGCCTTCCGGTCGGTGGCGTGTACGACATCGACCCCGCCTTCCGCACCGTGCAGCGATTCAGCGCCGTGCGACTCGACGGCGCGCGCGAGCGATACACCGGCACGATCGACACCGCTCGTGTTGCACTCGAAGCCAAGCTGGTCAACGACGTCACACGCGAGATCACGCCGGCATTCGCGAAACTCCAGCGGCCGTTCTCGGTCGTACCGGTGCCGCGGAGCGATGGTACGCTCGAAGCATGGGCGATTCCTCGCGCCACGAAGGCTCGCATGTTCGTGACCGGGGGTGAGCTGGCCTTCGCGCGCCTCACCGACGGCACAATACGTCGCACAGTGGATCACACCGCCACCTGGACACAGCTACCGTTACCCATCGACGGCGAACTCGAAATCCCGAGCGCCGCGCTCGACGTGCCTGCCGTCGCGGATCTGTTCACCGCGCACTATCATGGCGCACTCGGTCGTGACGTCACCGTGCACACCGCGACCATGGTGAGCCGGCTGCTCTCGGGTGTCGATCCCGCTACCGGCGCCCGGGCCGTGTGGCAACATGCCGTGAAAGCAGCGGCACGCTGA
- a CDS encoding DUF6931 family protein has product MPASIAPDPLASLTPPMRWLIERAAPDEPALAMLNPQHTLEQLYATWVGADQVVSAIRLIAAILPNRESIWWAWVSARYATQMEGGTAPSANAHATLAAVEQWIVRPDDAARRAAFEAGEKSGLDSPIGLVATAVFLSGTTIAPPSVPAVPPPPGVAMPLVAGAILLAAVSNSKSDLIPPTFVSFAAQGLEIVKRLGGWDTALQLAHDTHRRQQAEYEQAINAPAPR; this is encoded by the coding sequence ATGCCCGCTTCAATCGCCCCCGACCCGCTGGCGTCGCTGACGCCGCCCATGCGATGGCTCATCGAGCGCGCTGCGCCCGACGAGCCCGCCCTCGCGATGCTCAATCCGCAGCACACGCTCGAGCAGCTCTACGCCACCTGGGTGGGCGCCGACCAAGTCGTCTCTGCAATCCGGCTGATCGCGGCCATCCTCCCCAATCGCGAGAGTATCTGGTGGGCCTGGGTTTCGGCCCGCTACGCGACGCAGATGGAAGGGGGTACGGCACCGTCGGCCAATGCGCACGCCACTCTGGCCGCGGTCGAACAGTGGATTGTACGCCCCGACGACGCGGCACGTCGCGCCGCGTTCGAAGCCGGTGAAAAATCCGGGCTCGATTCACCCATCGGACTGGTCGCCACCGCGGTGTTCCTGAGCGGCACCACGATTGCCCCGCCGTCGGTACCGGCGGTGCCGCCGCCGCCCGGTGTTGCCATGCCGCTCGTGGCCGGAGCGATCCTGCTGGCTGCGGTGTCGAACAGCAAGTCCGACCTGATCCCACCCACGTTCGTATCGTTCGCCGCGCAGGGGCTTGAGATCGTGAAGCGACTCGGCGGGTGGGATACCGCCCTCCAGCTTGCGCACGATACGCATCGTCGGCAGCAGGCCGAATACGAACAGGCCATCAACGCACCGGCACCGAGGTAA
- a CDS encoding type VI secretion system Vgr family protein gives MAWSQADRPYRLNTPLGKDVLLLREWRGEESLSTLFRYTVTAMSTRSDISAKELLLKKVSLLLRLPDGTDRTVHGVVSRLRRGGKAPVGLVAYELEIRPPQWVLDLDEGFEIFQNKSARDIVNALMTGVSTAWKLTRTVDERPATFRYRESRWNCAARLMEQEGVWFRFDHTGGDAQLVWSDSVASAKPAWGVTKLAFIEAADDTSRLTGLGVDATPFVSKTHLRTASEFLAMKSVHDTTASNGDFTPPSSMSAYLFDQQIAAHHAPAAAPNKVPYDAKVYSKLRQELAEVTAEVYHGTSTYVGLEPGAKSDVVNLSNASLNASLFITKVVHRGSNGDYFANESAKFEYDNEFEAIPAATPYRPARTTPWPHIGGSHTAVVVGPDGDEIYTDEWGRVQVVFKWDEDHKLDLKHSCWVRVATSSAGQQFGTVFLPRIGHEVIVEFLDGNPDNPIITGSLYNSANKHPWSLPGEKNSSGIRTKSTLKGGADDYNELRFDDSKGAELIYKQAQMDLETLVKNDERRKVEHDRTTEIKNNEEKTVKEGWERTTIEKGEQFITVADNNRTLHVEKEHTVTVNGGETITVIKDRKITVKQNQIHEITEDNNVKVDGKQDTTIKQDDTTTVTDGNSVLKVSMGDISAAAQMGDITIKASLGAITLEAMKKIELKVGGSSIVIDMKGVTITGPMVTLKGNAMAKVEAAIVQVDAKGVAMIKGAVTMIN, from the coding sequence ATGGCCTGGTCACAAGCCGATCGACCGTACCGATTGAACACGCCGTTGGGTAAGGACGTGCTGTTGCTGCGCGAGTGGCGTGGAGAGGAGTCCCTCTCCACGCTGTTCCGCTACACCGTCACGGCGATGAGCACGCGCAGCGACATCTCGGCCAAGGAGCTGTTGCTCAAGAAGGTCTCGTTGTTGTTGCGTTTGCCCGACGGCACCGATCGCACCGTGCACGGTGTGGTCAGCCGCCTTCGTCGCGGCGGCAAGGCACCCGTTGGCCTGGTCGCGTACGAACTCGAGATCCGTCCGCCCCAATGGGTGCTCGATCTCGACGAAGGCTTCGAGATTTTTCAGAACAAGTCGGCGCGTGACATCGTGAATGCCCTCATGACGGGGGTGAGCACGGCGTGGAAGCTGACGCGCACGGTCGACGAACGTCCGGCCACCTTCCGCTATCGGGAGAGCCGGTGGAACTGTGCCGCGCGCCTCATGGAGCAGGAAGGCGTGTGGTTCCGCTTCGATCATACGGGGGGCGACGCGCAGCTGGTCTGGAGCGACAGCGTCGCGTCGGCCAAGCCAGCATGGGGCGTCACCAAGCTGGCGTTCATCGAGGCGGCGGATGATACGTCGCGCCTGACCGGCCTGGGGGTCGACGCCACGCCGTTCGTCTCCAAGACGCACCTGCGCACGGCCAGTGAGTTTCTGGCCATGAAGAGCGTGCACGACACCACCGCGTCGAATGGCGACTTCACGCCGCCTAGCTCGATGTCAGCCTATCTGTTCGACCAGCAGATCGCGGCGCATCACGCACCGGCGGCGGCGCCGAACAAGGTGCCGTACGACGCGAAGGTGTACTCGAAGCTCCGTCAGGAGCTCGCCGAGGTCACCGCCGAGGTATATCACGGCACCAGCACCTACGTCGGTCTCGAACCCGGTGCCAAGTCGGACGTGGTGAACCTGTCGAACGCCAGTTTGAATGCGTCGCTCTTCATCACAAAGGTCGTGCACCGCGGCAGCAACGGCGATTATTTCGCCAACGAGTCCGCCAAGTTCGAGTACGACAACGAGTTCGAAGCCATTCCGGCGGCCACGCCGTATCGCCCGGCGCGCACCACGCCGTGGCCGCACATCGGCGGGTCGCACACCGCGGTCGTCGTGGGTCCCGATGGCGATGAGATCTATACCGACGAGTGGGGCCGCGTGCAGGTGGTCTTCAAGTGGGATGAAGACCACAAACTCGACCTCAAACACTCCTGCTGGGTGCGCGTGGCCACGTCGTCGGCGGGCCAGCAATTCGGTACGGTGTTTCTGCCGCGCATCGGGCATGAAGTGATCGTCGAGTTCCTCGACGGCAATCCCGACAATCCGATCATCACCGGAAGCCTGTACAACAGCGCCAACAAGCATCCATGGTCGCTGCCCGGCGAGAAGAACTCGAGCGGCATCCGTACCAAGTCCACCCTCAAAGGCGGAGCCGACGATTACAACGAACTGCGCTTCGACGACTCGAAGGGTGCGGAGCTGATCTACAAGCAGGCGCAGATGGATCTCGAAACGCTCGTGAAGAATGACGAGCGCCGGAAGGTCGAGCACGACCGAACGACGGAGATCAAGAACAACGAGGAGAAGACGGTCAAGGAAGGCTGGGAGAGAACCACGATCGAGAAGGGTGAGCAGTTCATCACGGTGGCCGACAACAACCGGACGCTGCACGTCGAGAAGGAGCACACCGTCACGGTGAATGGCGGCGAAACGATCACCGTGATCAAAGATCGCAAAATCACGGTGAAGCAGAATCAGATCCACGAGATCACGGAAGACAACAACGTCAAGGTCGACGGCAAGCAGGATACCACGATCAAGCAAGACGATACCACGACCGTTACCGATGGCAATTCCGTACTCAAGGTCAGCATGGGTGACATCTCCGCTGCCGCGCAAATGGGTGACATCACCATCAAAGCGAGTCTCGGTGCGATCACGCTGGAAGCGATGAAGAAGATCGAGCTGAAGGTCGGCGGCAGCTCGATCGTGATTGATATGAAGGGCGTGACTATCACGGGACCCATGGTCACCCTCAAGGGCAACGCCATGGCGAAGGTCGAGGCGGCCATCGTGCAGGTTGACGCAAAAGGCGTGGCGATGATCAAGGGCGCCGTCACCATGATCAACTGA
- a CDS encoding TonB-dependent receptor domain-containing protein: MFLPILRRAALAGRRGTAAMFGLALSIATASPLAAQATGTIVGRVVDGDNGQPVAAAQVTVAGTQFGRSTGDDGRFTLANIPSGAATITVRRIGYQLQSRPITLAAGATVTIDFTLVKSSVSLAGVVVTATGEERKKEVGNAITTVSSADFERGAVANTQQILQGRTTGVTIQANGGGPGAGGNIRLRGVNSVTQGNRPLIYVDGIRIFNGNSPTGVSSRQSVSPLNDIAAADIERIEVVKGPAATTLYGTEASGGVIQIFTKRGREGPAVWTLEASAGINSMGDFGPRSDPTRMFLRECRGANVVDGLGVAFEDATCPESGSWLQNGYLGRYSLGVRGSGSGINYAISGNLENESGVFRVGSNKTGGLRANLGFAPSKTVTLALNTSWQRRNTAMLSEGNSADAFLLNVSRGPGSNFKGTGCSTTTITCVINDTIFSKANTIGGDHFITGGTATWTPTANVTNRLSIGIDYNNNDLRTINPFGYPRTPTGQYFQTLWNRQLMTVDLASTWKQTYSKNFSGTSSVGGQLFDSRINSTDLQGDNFAGPGLPTLISASLRQITDVNQQRVINAGFFAQQMIGWRDRLFVTAGARVDGNSAFGTGFGLQTYPKLSMSYVLSDESFWPSNLIETFKFRAAVGEAGKAPGAFDASRTWNPIAAEGGLSGFTPGQLGNPNLGPERTRESEVGFDAGFWGGRLGAVFTYFNAKTSDAIINVAYPPSQGFSTNQPENVGTIKNNGIEAQLTASFEPTSWSRLETRLQYTRVKGEAVDLGGRVITIDALSRSYVQEGLPLPSYVGLKVRNPNEFGAAIVDTNQFLGQTFPDQIINPSITLTLFKNLTIDAVGEFQKGGHLLNGTGFQNSGLGIWQPCFAAQKALRAAAAGDASALAGVNAKDRMRCSIVAAQRDYSYWVESADFFKLRSVSASYDVPKRFTPGARNMTVSLAGRNLFVNTKYTGSDPETADQRTSTFSRRDYYNFSTYRTFLFSVRTSF; this comes from the coding sequence GTGTTCCTTCCCATCCTTCGGCGCGCTGCGCTGGCAGGACGGCGCGGCACCGCAGCCATGTTCGGGCTCGCGCTGTCGATTGCTACTGCCTCTCCGCTCGCTGCCCAAGCTACTGGTACCATCGTCGGTCGCGTAGTCGACGGCGACAACGGCCAGCCCGTTGCCGCGGCGCAGGTCACTGTCGCCGGTACGCAGTTCGGACGCTCCACCGGCGACGACGGCCGTTTCACACTCGCCAACATCCCGTCGGGTGCTGCCACCATCACGGTGCGTCGCATCGGCTATCAGTTGCAGTCGCGCCCGATCACGCTTGCTGCGGGTGCGACCGTCACCATCGACTTCACGCTGGTGAAGAGCAGTGTCTCCCTTGCCGGCGTCGTCGTCACCGCGACTGGTGAAGAGCGCAAGAAGGAAGTCGGCAACGCGATCACCACCGTGAGCAGCGCCGACTTCGAGCGCGGCGCCGTGGCGAACACGCAGCAGATCCTGCAGGGTCGTACCACTGGCGTCACCATTCAGGCGAATGGCGGCGGTCCGGGCGCTGGCGGCAACATCCGTTTGCGCGGCGTGAACTCGGTGACGCAGGGAAACCGTCCGCTGATCTACGTCGACGGTATCCGCATCTTCAACGGCAACTCGCCGACCGGCGTGTCGTCGCGCCAGTCCGTGTCACCGCTCAACGACATCGCCGCTGCCGACATCGAGCGCATCGAAGTCGTGAAGGGTCCTGCCGCGACCACGCTCTACGGCACTGAAGCATCGGGTGGCGTCATTCAGATTTTCACCAAGCGCGGTCGTGAAGGCCCCGCCGTGTGGACGCTCGAGGCCAGCGCCGGCATCAACAGCATGGGCGATTTCGGACCGCGCTCCGACCCGACGCGCATGTTCCTCCGTGAGTGCCGCGGCGCCAACGTGGTCGACGGACTCGGTGTCGCCTTCGAAGACGCCACCTGCCCCGAAAGCGGTTCGTGGCTGCAGAACGGCTACCTGGGTCGCTACTCGCTCGGTGTGCGTGGCTCGGGCAGTGGCATCAACTACGCGATCTCCGGCAATCTGGAGAACGAGTCGGGTGTGTTCCGCGTCGGCAGCAACAAGACGGGTGGTCTGCGCGCAAACCTCGGCTTCGCACCGTCGAAGACCGTCACGCTGGCGCTCAACACCTCCTGGCAGCGCCGCAATACCGCGATGCTCTCGGAAGGCAATAGCGCTGATGCCTTCCTGCTGAACGTGTCGCGTGGTCCCGGCTCGAACTTCAAGGGTACCGGCTGCAGCACGACGACGATTACGTGCGTCATCAACGACACGATCTTTTCGAAGGCCAACACGATCGGCGGCGATCACTTCATCACTGGCGGCACCGCCACATGGACGCCGACGGCGAACGTCACCAACCGCCTGTCGATCGGCATCGACTACAACAACAACGATCTTCGTACGATCAATCCGTTCGGATATCCGCGCACGCCGACCGGTCAGTATTTCCAGACGCTCTGGAACCGTCAGCTCATGACGGTCGACCTCGCGAGCACGTGGAAGCAGACCTACAGCAAGAACTTCTCGGGCACGTCATCGGTGGGCGGTCAGCTGTTCGACAGCCGCATCAATTCGACGGATCTGCAGGGCGACAACTTCGCTGGTCCGGGCCTCCCGACGCTGATCTCGGCGTCGCTCCGTCAGATTACTGATGTGAACCAGCAGCGCGTCATCAATGCCGGCTTCTTCGCGCAGCAGATGATTGGCTGGCGCGATCGCCTGTTCGTCACGGCGGGCGCTCGCGTCGACGGCAACTCGGCGTTCGGTACGGGCTTCGGACTCCAGACGTACCCGAAGCTCAGCATGTCGTACGTGCTGTCGGACGAATCGTTCTGGCCGTCGAACCTCATCGAAACGTTCAAGTTCCGCGCCGCCGTCGGCGAAGCCGGCAAGGCGCCCGGTGCGTTCGATGCCTCGCGGACCTGGAACCCGATCGCCGCCGAAGGCGGTCTCTCCGGCTTCACACCGGGTCAGCTCGGCAATCCAAACTTGGGCCCCGAGCGCACGCGCGAAAGCGAAGTGGGCTTCGACGCGGGCTTCTGGGGCGGTCGACTCGGTGCGGTGTTCACCTACTTCAACGCGAAGACCTCCGACGCCATCATCAACGTCGCGTATCCGCCGTCGCAGGGCTTTTCGACAAACCAGCCCGAGAACGTCGGAACGATCAAGAACAACGGTATCGAAGCGCAGCTCACCGCGTCGTTCGAGCCCACGAGCTGGTCCCGCCTGGAGACGCGCCTGCAGTACACGCGCGTGAAGGGTGAAGCCGTCGACCTCGGCGGCCGCGTCATCACGATCGACGCGCTGTCGCGCAGCTACGTGCAGGAAGGTCTGCCGCTGCCGTCGTACGTGGGCCTCAAGGTCCGCAATCCGAACGAGTTCGGTGCCGCGATCGTCGACACCAATCAGTTCCTCGGACAGACGTTCCCCGATCAGATCATCAACCCGTCGATCACGCTCACGCTGTTCAAGAATCTCACCATCGATGCGGTCGGTGAGTTCCAGAAGGGTGGTCACCTGCTCAACGGCACCGGATTCCAGAACTCCGGCCTTGGCATCTGGCAGCCGTGCTTCGCCGCCCAGAAGGCGCTCCGCGCCGCGGCCGCCGGCGATGCGTCGGCCTTGGCCGGCGTGAACGCGAAGGATCGCATGCGCTGCTCAATCGTGGCCGCGCAGCGCGACTACAGCTACTGGGTGGAGAGCGCCGACTTCTTCAAGCTGCGCAGCGTGTCCGCTTCGTACGACGTGCCGAAGCGCTTCACGCCCGGTGCGCGCAACATGACGGTGTCGCTCGCCGGACGGAATCTGTTCGTGAACACCAAGTACACCGGCTCCGACCCCGAAACGGCCGACCAGCGCACCAGCACCTTCTCGCGCCGCGACTACTACAACTTCTCGACGTATCGCACGTTCTTGTTCAGCGTGAGGACGAGCTTCTGA
- a CDS encoding PAAR domain-containing protein has protein sequence MGMPAARITDMHLCPMVTPGVPPIPHVGGPIVKPGCPTVLIAMLPSATATSMCVCVGPPDMVAKGSATVLLGKLPAARLGDNTAHGGAIILGAPTVLIGG, from the coding sequence ATGGGAATGCCAGCGGCTCGCATTACCGATATGCATCTCTGCCCGATGGTGACGCCGGGTGTCCCGCCCATTCCGCACGTGGGAGGCCCCATCGTGAAGCCGGGATGTCCCACCGTGCTGATCGCCATGTTGCCGAGCGCCACCGCCACCAGCATGTGTGTATGCGTGGGCCCACCGGACATGGTCGCCAAGGGCTCAGCCACGGTGTTGCTCGGCAAGCTTCCCGCCGCGCGCTTGGGCGATAACACCGCACACGGCGGTGCAATCATTCTTGGCGCGCCGACGGTACTGATCGGCGGCTGA
- a CDS encoding RagB/SusD family nutrient uptake outer membrane protein, producing the protein MPTMTALSPMARRAVPAVSIALAALLGGCDLKVTNPGPLLDSDLNNASAVPALVNGMGGDLSNAIGNYLTRGSLAGLELRHSGNFAAERKFAAGDIAPEDVNGDWARMHTARYVAEVGLERMKTVLGTAFETNANTPRAYLYAGFANRFLGENVCNAVFDGGPALPSSTHFVRAESLFTRALTIARALNNTALTNAALAGRAQVYANQGKWTEAAADAALVPVSFRHNAVFSVNTTRENMDLATQTISRREVTVWNTVWVADRDPRVLYDTVKTGTTITKGQDGTTNFFRQRKYITLGDPVALAKGTEMLLIRAEAALRANDLTNAMLFINQGRAAASLTPLAATTVTEAYTHLMRERGAVLWLEGRRLFDLRRWLAEGRNTSLQGRSTCIPISLEERGANPNVSGAQ; encoded by the coding sequence ATGCCCACTATGACTGCACTCTCTCCGATGGCCCGCCGTGCCGTACCGGCCGTGTCAATCGCGCTCGCCGCGCTGCTCGGTGGTTGCGACCTGAAGGTCACCAACCCCGGTCCGCTCCTCGACTCCGATCTCAACAACGCCAGCGCCGTCCCGGCACTCGTGAACGGCATGGGTGGCGATCTCTCGAACGCCATCGGTAACTATCTCACTCGCGGCTCACTCGCGGGCCTCGAGTTGCGCCACTCCGGCAACTTTGCCGCCGAGCGGAAGTTCGCCGCTGGCGACATTGCGCCGGAAGACGTGAACGGCGATTGGGCGCGTATGCACACCGCTCGCTACGTCGCGGAAGTGGGACTCGAGCGCATGAAGACCGTGCTCGGCACCGCCTTCGAAACGAACGCCAACACGCCGCGCGCGTACCTGTATGCCGGCTTCGCCAATCGGTTCCTTGGCGAGAACGTGTGCAACGCCGTGTTCGATGGCGGACCCGCGCTGCCCAGCAGCACGCACTTCGTGCGCGCCGAAAGTCTCTTCACGCGTGCGCTCACGATCGCCCGTGCGTTGAACAACACGGCGCTCACCAACGCGGCGCTCGCCGGTCGCGCGCAGGTCTATGCGAATCAGGGCAAGTGGACGGAAGCGGCAGCCGACGCGGCGCTGGTTCCGGTGTCGTTCCGCCACAACGCGGTGTTCTCCGTGAACACCACGCGCGAGAACATGGACCTCGCCACGCAGACCATCTCACGCCGTGAAGTCACGGTGTGGAATACCGTCTGGGTTGCCGATCGCGATCCGCGCGTGCTGTACGACACCGTGAAGACGGGCACGACGATCACGAAAGGTCAGGACGGCACCACCAACTTCTTCCGCCAGCGGAAGTACATCACGCTTGGCGATCCGGTGGCGCTGGCCAAGGGCACCGAGATGTTGCTCATTCGTGCCGAGGCGGCACTCCGGGCCAACGACCTCACGAATGCGATGCTGTTCATCAATCAGGGTCGCGCCGCGGCATCACTCACACCGCTCGCCGCCACCACGGTCACCGAAGCGTACACGCATCTGATGCGTGAGCGCGGTGCCGTGCTCTGGCTTGAAGGTCGTCGTCTGTTCGACCTGCGTCGTTGGCTGGCCGAGGGTCGGAATACGTCGCTGCAGGGACGCAGCACCTGCATCCCGATCAGCCTCGAAGAGCGTGGCGCGAATCCGAACGTCAGCGGCGCGCAGTAA
- a CDS encoding M24 family metallopeptidase: MSTRRGFLGSTAAIMAGALVSGPAAVEALESPVVTQPPTALPPAIRALRPMRDGVVPISVSERQGRLEKARQLMRDQGVAALMLTGGTSMEYFTGIRWGLSERLLAAVIPVRGAAFLITPKFEEERAMEQAHLGPLGRDAEVMAWEEHENPYELLRKGLASRGLSTATIAAEETVRFVFADGAAHVPGVTVVSGTPITAGCRIVKDAHELALMRHASAVTLAAYEAAYKSLKEGMTQDDFAQLVQLAHQQLGYSGSAGVQVGKYSALPHGSATPQVVREGSILLIDGGCKVEGYSSDISRTFVLGKATQRMKDVFEIEHRAQSAALAAAKPGVPCEAVDAAARKVIVDAGFGPDYTYFSHRVGHGMGMDGHEWPYLVRGNTLPLRPGMVFSDEPGIYIPGEFGIRLEDDMVITENGAELFTPQSPSLEQPFGR, from the coding sequence ATGTCGACGCGTCGTGGTTTTCTCGGTTCCACAGCGGCCATCATGGCCGGCGCTCTCGTGTCGGGGCCGGCCGCGGTCGAGGCACTCGAGTCGCCCGTCGTGACACAGCCGCCGACGGCGCTGCCGCCCGCCATACGCGCGTTGCGTCCGATGCGTGACGGCGTAGTGCCGATCTCGGTGTCGGAACGTCAGGGACGGCTCGAGAAGGCGCGGCAGCTCATGCGCGACCAAGGAGTCGCCGCGCTTATGCTGACCGGCGGTACGAGCATGGAGTACTTCACCGGTATCCGCTGGGGACTCAGTGAGCGACTCCTGGCCGCCGTGATTCCCGTGCGCGGCGCGGCCTTCCTGATCACGCCCAAGTTCGAAGAAGAGCGGGCGATGGAGCAGGCGCATCTGGGGCCGCTCGGGCGCGACGCCGAGGTGATGGCTTGGGAGGAGCACGAGAATCCGTACGAGCTGCTGCGAAAAGGGCTCGCGTCCCGCGGCCTCTCGACGGCGACGATTGCCGCCGAGGAAACGGTGCGTTTCGTATTTGCCGATGGGGCCGCGCATGTGCCCGGCGTAACGGTGGTGAGTGGAACCCCGATCACCGCCGGCTGTCGCATCGTCAAGGATGCGCATGAACTCGCGCTCATGCGTCACGCCAGTGCCGTGACGCTGGCCGCGTATGAAGCGGCGTACAAGTCGCTGAAAGAAGGCATGACCCAGGACGACTTCGCGCAGCTGGTCCAGCTCGCCCACCAACAGTTGGGCTACTCGGGGTCAGCGGGCGTGCAGGTCGGCAAATACTCGGCGCTACCGCACGGCAGTGCCACGCCGCAGGTGGTGCGTGAGGGGAGCATTCTGCTCATCGACGGCGGCTGCAAGGTGGAAGGCTACTCGTCTGACATTTCACGCACGTTCGTGCTCGGCAAGGCAACGCAGCGCATGAAAGACGTGTTCGAGATCGAGCATCGCGCGCAGAGTGCGGCGCTGGCGGCGGCGAAGCCGGGGGTGCCCTGCGAAGCGGTGGATGCGGCGGCGCGCAAGGTGATCGTCGATGCCGGCTTCGGCCCGGACTACACGTACTTCAGCCACCGTGTGGGTCACGGCATGGGCATGGACGGGCACGAGTGGCCGTATCTCGTGCGTGGCAATACGCTGCCACTGCGCCCCGGCATGGTGTTCTCGGACGAACCAGGCATCTACATCCCGGGCGAGTTCGGCATCCGGCTGGAAGACGACATGGTGATCACGGAGAACGGCGCCGAGCTGTTTACGCCGCAGTCGCCGAGCCTGGAGCAGCCGTTCGGGCGGTGA